From Balearica regulorum gibbericeps isolate bBalReg1 chromosome 13, bBalReg1.pri, whole genome shotgun sequence, a single genomic window includes:
- the LOC142603655 gene encoding C-signal-like: protein MDALGVGSVLLTGCDGGLGLGLLKGLLEQPSPPRHLFAACLDPQGKAVNEVALGSPNVVVLPLDVTDPNSIKAAVGKVREEVGSAGLNLLINNAGTTRRSTLATETAENMTLVYTTNTIGPLQTSQAFLPLLKEAAEAEGRHGLSCSRAAIVNISSILGSIEAAEAWDERQDVCYRCSKAALNMLTKCLALEYGPSGILCVSVDPGCVTPPLGQGTGPVTMEESVQGVLRLLARLSATSNGTFWDWRGQSLPW, encoded by the exons ATGGACGCGCTCGGCGTGGGCAGCGTCCTGCTGACGGGCTGCGACGGGGGGCTCGGCCTGGGGCTGCTGAAGGGTTTGCTGGAGCagcccagccccccccggcacctCTTTGCCGCTTGCCTGGACCCCCAGGGGAAG GCTGTCAACGAGGTGGCTTTGGGCTCCCCCAACGTCGTGGTCCTGCCTCTAG ACGTGACGGACCCCAACAGCATCAAGGCGGCGGTCGGGAAGGTGCGGGAGGAGGTGGGAAGCGCCGGCCTCAACCTCCTGATCAACAACGCTGGCACCACGCGCCGCAGCACGCTGGCCACCGAGACGGCAGAGAACATGACCCTCGTCTACACCACCAACACCATCGGGCCCCTGCAGACAAGCCAG GCGTTCCTGCCCCTGCTGAAGGAGGCGGCCGAGGCCGAAGGGCGGCAcgggctgagctgcagcagagccgCCATCGTCAACATCTCCAGCATCCTGGGCTCCATCGAGGCGGCGGAGGCTTGGGACGAGAGGCAGGACGTCTGCTACCGCTGCAGCAAG GCTGCGCTGAACATGCTCACCAAGTGCCTGGCCCTGGAGTACGGGCCCAGCGGCATCCTCTGCGTCTCGGTGGACCCCGGCTGTGTGACACCTCCCTTGGGACAGGGAACG GGCCCGGTGACGATGGAGGAGAGCGTGCAGGGCGTCCTGCGGCTGCTGGCCCGGCTCTCGGCCACCAGCAACGGCACCTTCTGGGACTGGCGAGGGCAGAGCCTGCCCTGGTGA
- the IL34 gene encoding interleukin-34: protein MQQGYAAVLCVLAVLGLEAAAPGECELTRLLQDKLQYEMRLQYMKHYFPIDYTVQVQYEEVLRPSNITRLRNGTVSEAALRYLWFHVSSQAVLRIREVLPEKHPSWKYTQELCQLFDALGKEYSKYRQTDVEAVVADLVKLVHSAGAESRRKAVRPKALLDNCLKVMRMLYGVPCRWEST from the exons ATGCAGCAGGGCTACGCGGCCGTCCTGT gtgtcctggctgtgctggggctggaggctgctgcGCCGGGCGAATGCGAACTCACCCGCCTGCTCCAGGACAAGCTGCAGTACGAGATGCGCCTGCAGTACATG AAACACTACTTCCCCATCGACTACACAGTCCAGGTCCAGTACGAAGAGGTGCTGAGGCCGTCCAACATCACCCGCCTG CGCAACGGGACGGTGTCGGAGGCAGCGCTGCGATACCTCTGGTTCCACGTCAGCTCCCAGGCGGTGCTGCGGATCCGCGAGGTGCTGCCGGAGAAGCACCCATCCTGGAAGTACACCCAGGAGCTGTGCCAGCTCTTCGACGCCCTGGGCAAGGAGTACAGCAAGTACCGGCAG ACGGACGTGGAGGCGGTGGTGGCCGACCTGGTGAAGCTGGTCCACAGCGCGGGCGCGGAGAGCCGGAGGAAGGCCGTGCGCCCCAAGGCGCTGCTGGACAACTGCCTCAAGGTCATGCGGATGCTCTACGGGGTGCCCT GTCGGTGGGAGTCCACCTAA